In a genomic window of Gadus macrocephalus chromosome 9, ASM3116895v1:
- the LOC132464691 gene encoding seipin-like, with protein sequence MGTAMGPVLMWLQDVAAFTLLKARRTLLQALLLLCVIVLLLWVSIFLYGSFYYSYMPTVSFSTPVHYQYKTDCDPSEPLLCSFPIANVSLLKNGRDQVMANGQPYRVSLELEMPESPVNEQLGMFMVKMSCYAKGGETVSSVARSTMLHYRSTVLQILSTFFFSPILMTGITEQKQLVDVELFSDYRTNAYLPCVGAVIEIHSKRVQIYSAQLRIHAYFTGVRYVLYNFPLTSAFLGVATNFAFLSVIVLCSYLQFIWGGLWPPEQVRVRVMTGNNARFQRRGESARMRMRKVSTGKEFEEPTVIGSLNESSDVPGTDPLLGTSRMDPSDMLEELPGIDEEDQGIQDPPNSTDPEVLLEMSPDPSETVLRQRPGASVSS encoded by the coding sequence ATGGGAACCGCGATGGGGCCGGTTCTGATGTGGTTGCAGGATGTGGCAGCTTTCACCCTCCTCAAAGCTCGTCGGACTCTGCTTCAGGCTCTTTTACTGTTGTGTGTAATAGTTTTGCTTCTCTGGGTGTCCATTTTTCTGTATGGAAGCTTCTATTACTCTTACATGCCCACTGTCAGCTTCTCCACTCCGGTCCACTATCAATACAAGACTGACTGTGATCCTTCCGAACCGCTTCTCTGTTCATTCCCGATTGCCAACGTATCCCTTCTGAAGAACGGGAGAGACCAGGTAATGGCTAATGGCCAACCATATAGAGTCTCTTTAGAATTGGAGATGCCCGAGTCTCCAGTAAACGAACAGCTGGGGATGTTCATGGTCAAGATGTCCTGCTACGCAAAGGGAGGAGAGACTGTTTCGTCAGTAGCACGCTCCACAATGCTGCACTATCGCTCTACCGTCCTCCAGATCCTCAGcacattttttttctcccctaTTTTGATGACTGGAATAACTGAGCAAAAGCAACTCGTAGATGTTGAGCTCTTCTCAGACTACAGGACAAATGCATATCTCCCCTGCGTTGGAGCCGTCATTGAGATCCACTCCAAACGAGTACAGATTTACTCTGCTCAACTACGTATCCATGCTTACTTTACCGGAGTACGTTATGTCCTATACAACTTCCCCTTAACTTCTGCATTCCTCGGCGTAGCCACCAACTTTGCTTTCCTGAGTGTCATTGTGCTCTGCAGCTACCTGCAGTTTATCTGGGGCGGCCTTTGGCCTCCAGAGCAAGTAAGAGTTCGGGTGATGACGGGGAACAATGCTCGTTTTCAGCGAAGAGGAGAATCTGCTCGGATGCGCATGAGGAAGGTTTCCACAGGGAAGGAGTTCGAAGAACCCACCGTGATCGGATCTTTGAATGAATCGTCTGATGTACCAGGAACTGACCCGCTACTAGGGACTTCCAGAATGGACCCTTCAGACATGCTGGAGGAGTTGCCTGGGATTGACGAGGAAGACCAAGGCATTCAAGATCCTCCTAATTCTACCGACCCTGAGGTCCTGTTGGAGATGTCACCCGATCCGAGTGAAACAGTTCTGCGACAGAGACCTGGAGCTTCAGTGTCCTCTTAG
- the lrrc10 gene encoding leucine-rich repeat-containing protein 10, whose product MGNALRSVMAFIPSERCQRFLVGDLKEMPFDRAVDLSSRQLRRLPSPVCVFGELVKLYLSDNNLNSLPPEVQSLRKLQLLALDFNCFDELPEVVCRLTHLNILYLGNNRLYRLPRELEDLKELNTLWLETNCFTQFPQVVCELSNLKTLHLGYNQIRSLPPELGGLGELRSIWLAGNQLSEFPSVLLEMQFLAVVDVDRNKIRYFPRLSHLQGLKLVIYDHNPCVNAPVIADGARRVGRWADNSDEEEDEEDEYIPKLPGERTAELEEGQT is encoded by the coding sequence ATGGGAAATGCATTGCGAAGTGTCATGGCTTTCATCCCATCAGAGCGATGCCAGCGCTTCTTGGTGGGAGACCTAAAAGAAATGCCATTTGATCGGGCTGTGGACCTGAGCAGCCGACAGCTACGGAGGCTCCCtagtcctgtgtgtgtctttggggaGCTGGTAAAGTTGTACCTGAGTGACAACAACCTGAACAGCTTGCCCCCTGAAGTTCAAAGCCTGAGGAAACTCCAACTGCTGGCCCTGGATTTCAACTGTTTTGATGAGCTGCCTGAAGTTGTTTGCAGGCTAACCCACCTGAATATACTCTACCTGGGCAACAACAGGCTCTATAGACTCCCAAGAGAACTGGAAGACCTTAAGGAGCTTAACACTCTGTGGCTGGAGACTAACTGCTTCACCCAATTCCCCCAGGTGGTTTGTGAACTCTCAAATCTCAAAACGTTGCACCTGGGTTATAACCAGATCCGAAGTTTACCTCCGGAACTGGGGGGACTGGGAGAGCTACGCAGCATATGGCTCGCTGGGAACCAGCTGAGCGAGTTCCCATCAGTTCTACTGGAAATGCAGTTTTTAGCTGTTGTCGACGTGGACAGGAATAAGATCCGCTACTTTCCACGTCTGTCTCATCTACAGGGGTTGAAGCTTGTGATCTATGACCACAACCCCTGCGTCAACGCCCCTGTGATCGCCGATGGAGCCAGGAGGGTTGGACGCTGGGCGGACAATtcagatgaagaggaagacgaggaagaCGAGTACATCCCTAAACTACCGGGTGAAAGGACGGCAGAGCTTGAGGAAGGACAAACATGA
- the cnot2 gene encoding CCR4-NOT transcription complex subunit 2 isoform X1 — translation MFGSRKKFVEFVEVVDNDFPDESMYYNQPSMFPHRTDKDMLSSPSPSSSGQLSQLGASLYGPQSALGFSIRGMGNNTPQLNRNLSQGSQLPSHITPTTGVPSMSLHTPPSPSRGTLPMNSRNMLNHAQVGQGIGMTGRTNSMGSSGLGSPNRSSPSIICMPKQQPARQPFTINSMSGFGMNRNQAFGMNNSLSSNIFNGTDGSENVTGLDLSDFPALADRSRREGSGNPTPLLNPLAGRAPYVGMVTKPSTEQTQDFSIHNEDFPALPGPNYKDPTLSNDDNKTNLNSTGKSTSNADGPKFPGDKTGSAQNNNNQKKGIQVLPDGRVTNIPSGMVTDQFGMIGLLTFIRAAETDPGMVHLALGSDLTTLGLNLNSPENLYPKFASPWASAPCRPQDIDFHVPSEYLTNIHIRDKLASIKLARYGEDLLFYLYYMNGGDLLQLLAAVELFNRDWRYHKEERVWITRAPGMEPTLKTNTYERGTYYFFDCLNWRKVAKEFHLEYDKLEERPLVPTTFNYNPAQQAF, via the exons ATGTTCGGTTCTAGAAAGAAGTTTGTAGAGTTTGTCGAGGTAGTCGATAACGACTTTCCCGATGAAAGCATGTACTACAACCAGCCGTCGATGTTCCCACATCGGACGGACAAGGAT ATGCTGTCGTCTCCTTCGCCATCATCATCAGGTCAACTGTCACAGCTTGGTGCCAGTTTGTATGGTCCACAAA GCGCCCTCGGGTTCTCGATAAGGGGAATGGGTAACAACACGCCTCAGTTAAATCGCAATTTATCGCAGGGCTCCCAGCTACCAAGTCACATTACGCCCACAACGGGGGTACCCTCCATGTCCCTCCAtaccccaccatcaccaagcAG GGGGACTTTGCCGATGAACTCGAGGAACATGCTGAACCACGCCCAGGTGGGGCAGGGCATCGGTATGACGGGTAGGACCAACAGCATGGGCAGCTCAGGGCTGGGCAGCCCCAACCGCAGCTCCCCGAGCATCATCTGTATGCCCAAACAGCAACCAGCACGCCAGCCCTTCACCATAAACAG CATGTCAGGGTTTGGAATGAATCGCAATCAAGCTTTTGGGATGAACAACTCTTTATCAAGCAACATCTTCAACGGCACAG ACGGGAGTGAAAATGTAACCGGATTGGATCTGTCCGACTTCCCCGCGCTGGCAGACAGGAGTCGAAGAGAAGGTAGCGGAAACCCCACACCACTGCTCAACCCGCTGGCTGGAAGGGCTCCCTATG ttGGCATGGTGACAAAACCATCCACTGAACAGACACAGGACTTCTCCATCCACAACGAGGACTTCCCCGCGCTACCAGGGCCCAACTACAAGGACCCCACGTTGAGCAACGATGATAACAAAACT AACTTGAACTCTACAGGAAAGAGCACATCCAATGCAGATGGGCCCAAGTTTCCCGGAGACAAGACGGGCTCGgcacagaacaacaacaatcagAAGAAGGGCATCCAGGTGCTGCCGGATG GCCGGGTGACGAACATTCCCTCAGGGATGGTGACGGACCAGTTTGGGATGATTGGACTGCTGACGTTTATTCGGGCGGCAGAGACGGATCCCGGAATGGTCCATCTTGCGCTGGGAAGCGACCTCACAACACTGGGACTCAACCTCAACTCACCAGA AAACCTGTACCCCAAGTTTGCATCGCCCTGGGCTTCAGCACCTTGTCGACCCCAAGACATCG ATTTCCATGTTCCATCGGAGTACTTAACCAATATTCACATAAGGGACAAG TTGGCTTCAATTAAGTTGGCCCGATACGGTGAAGACCTGCTGTTCTATCTGTACTACATGAATGGTGGAGATCTGCTACAGCTTCTGGCAGCAGTGGAGCT gtTTAATCGTGACTGGCGGTACCACAAAGAAGAGCGGGTTTGGATCACGAGGGCGCCCGGCATGGAGCCCACACTAAAGACCAACACCTACGAGAGGGGAACCTATTACTTCTTTGATTGTCTTAACTGGAGGAAAGTAGCCAAG GAATTTCATCTGGAGTACGACAAGCTGGAAGAGAGGCCTCTGGTGCCGACAACATTCAACTACAACCCAGCCCAGCAGGCCTTCTAA
- the cnot2 gene encoding CCR4-NOT transcription complex subunit 2 isoform X2 has protein sequence MFGSRKKFVEFVEVVDNDFPDESMYYNQPSMFPHRTDKDMLSSPSPSSSGALGFSIRGMGNNTPQLNRNLSQGSQLPSHITPTTGVPSMSLHTPPSPSRGTLPMNSRNMLNHAQVGQGIGMTGRTNSMGSSGLGSPNRSSPSIICMPKQQPARQPFTINSMSGFGMNRNQAFGMNNSLSSNIFNGTDGSENVTGLDLSDFPALADRSRREGSGNPTPLLNPLAGRAPYVGMVTKPSTEQTQDFSIHNEDFPALPGPNYKDPTLSNDDNKTNLNSTGKSTSNADGPKFPGDKTGSAQNNNNQKKGIQVLPDGRVTNIPSGMVTDQFGMIGLLTFIRAAETDPGMVHLALGSDLTTLGLNLNSPENLYPKFASPWASAPCRPQDIDFHVPSEYLTNIHIRDKLASIKLARYGEDLLFYLYYMNGGDLLQLLAAVELFNRDWRYHKEERVWITRAPGMEPTLKTNTYERGTYYFFDCLNWRKVAKEFHLEYDKLEERPLVPTTFNYNPAQQAF, from the exons ATGTTCGGTTCTAGAAAGAAGTTTGTAGAGTTTGTCGAGGTAGTCGATAACGACTTTCCCGATGAAAGCATGTACTACAACCAGCCGTCGATGTTCCCACATCGGACGGACAAGGAT ATGCTGTCGTCTCCTTCGCCATCATCATCAG GCGCCCTCGGGTTCTCGATAAGGGGAATGGGTAACAACACGCCTCAGTTAAATCGCAATTTATCGCAGGGCTCCCAGCTACCAAGTCACATTACGCCCACAACGGGGGTACCCTCCATGTCCCTCCAtaccccaccatcaccaagcAG GGGGACTTTGCCGATGAACTCGAGGAACATGCTGAACCACGCCCAGGTGGGGCAGGGCATCGGTATGACGGGTAGGACCAACAGCATGGGCAGCTCAGGGCTGGGCAGCCCCAACCGCAGCTCCCCGAGCATCATCTGTATGCCCAAACAGCAACCAGCACGCCAGCCCTTCACCATAAACAG CATGTCAGGGTTTGGAATGAATCGCAATCAAGCTTTTGGGATGAACAACTCTTTATCAAGCAACATCTTCAACGGCACAG ACGGGAGTGAAAATGTAACCGGATTGGATCTGTCCGACTTCCCCGCGCTGGCAGACAGGAGTCGAAGAGAAGGTAGCGGAAACCCCACACCACTGCTCAACCCGCTGGCTGGAAGGGCTCCCTATG ttGGCATGGTGACAAAACCATCCACTGAACAGACACAGGACTTCTCCATCCACAACGAGGACTTCCCCGCGCTACCAGGGCCCAACTACAAGGACCCCACGTTGAGCAACGATGATAACAAAACT AACTTGAACTCTACAGGAAAGAGCACATCCAATGCAGATGGGCCCAAGTTTCCCGGAGACAAGACGGGCTCGgcacagaacaacaacaatcagAAGAAGGGCATCCAGGTGCTGCCGGATG GCCGGGTGACGAACATTCCCTCAGGGATGGTGACGGACCAGTTTGGGATGATTGGACTGCTGACGTTTATTCGGGCGGCAGAGACGGATCCCGGAATGGTCCATCTTGCGCTGGGAAGCGACCTCACAACACTGGGACTCAACCTCAACTCACCAGA AAACCTGTACCCCAAGTTTGCATCGCCCTGGGCTTCAGCACCTTGTCGACCCCAAGACATCG ATTTCCATGTTCCATCGGAGTACTTAACCAATATTCACATAAGGGACAAG TTGGCTTCAATTAAGTTGGCCCGATACGGTGAAGACCTGCTGTTCTATCTGTACTACATGAATGGTGGAGATCTGCTACAGCTTCTGGCAGCAGTGGAGCT gtTTAATCGTGACTGGCGGTACCACAAAGAAGAGCGGGTTTGGATCACGAGGGCGCCCGGCATGGAGCCCACACTAAAGACCAACACCTACGAGAGGGGAACCTATTACTTCTTTGATTGTCTTAACTGGAGGAAAGTAGCCAAG GAATTTCATCTGGAGTACGACAAGCTGGAAGAGAGGCCTCTGGTGCCGACAACATTCAACTACAACCCAGCCCAGCAGGCCTTCTAA